AACTGGGCGACACTGGCGACGAAACTGGCCTTGGCCGGAATCACGTAATCTGGCAGAGCATCGAACACAAGGTGGATTTCACTACCGACCGCGACCTTGCCGGCCGCCTCGGTGGGTAAAAAGAAGGTCATATAGACATCGGACAAATCCACCATGTTGAGCACGCGGCCGCCGGCATCCAGTACTTCGCCTGGTTCCGCGACCCGGTACTGGATGCGGCCGTCTATCGGCGCCTTCAGCTCGCTGTCGTCAATATCCGCTTGCAGGCGCGCGACCGTCGCCTTGACCGCGTCGATGATCGATTGCGCCTGTATCACTTGCGATTTCGCGGCCTCGATGCTCGCTTTCGCCGCCGCGACTTGGGCCACGGCGGTCCCGATTGCGGCCTGCATCCCCAGCACGCGGGCATGGTTGTCATCGACCTCCTGTTGCGGGGTGGCGCCTTCACCGACCAGCCTTTGCGAACGATGCAGACGTTTTTGGGCTGCGTCGAATTCGGCTCGACGCTGGGCTACGACCGCCTGCGCGGCAGCGTATTCGCTTTCGCGCTGAACAACGATGGATTTTGCCGTCTGATAGGCATTTTGGGCCTCATTGACTTTGGCTTGAGCCTCGGCCTGTTGAGCCCGCAGCACTTGGGTATCCATGCGCGCCAGTACCATGCCAGCTTGCACGAAGTCCCCTTCCCTAGCCATGATGTCGACGATACGACCGGCGGTCTTGGTGGCGATATTGATTTCGGTGGCCTCGAGCCGGCCATTGCCGGCGACGATGCCGACCGGTAGACCAGCAGGACGCATCTGCCACCAGACGGCGAAGGCAACGGCAGCGACTATGCCGACGAGAATCAGGGTCGATCGAAACGATCTGGGCATCGTCACCTCCTATGAATTTTATGTTTACGGCGCTATCGTCGCATCCGCACCGCCGCCTAGTGCCTTGTAGACCGCGATGAGATTGGTCGAAGTTGCGGCAGCTGACCGCGCCAACTCGATTTCGGCGACATACTGCGCACGCTGCGCATCCAGCACATCCAGAAAGGATATGACACCTTCGTGATAACGCAACTGCGACAGGCGCACCGATTCTTTTAGATCATCGACCGCGCGCGCCAGCTGCTGCCGGCGAATTTCTTCCTTCAGATAATGCGTCAGCGCCGTTTCGGTCTCCTGCAACGCATCGAGCACGGCTTTCTGGTAGCCCAGATAGGCTTCTTTTTGCCTGGCTTCGGCCATATCGATACCGGCCTGAATACGGCCAAAATTCAGCAGTGGCTGCATCAGGTTGGCGGCGGTGCCATAGGAAAACGCAGCATTTTTGAACAAGCTCTCGATATCGGTGTTGCGCAGTCCCACGAATGCCGACAGCGATATTTTCGGAAACAGTTCGGCGATCGCGGCGCCCTGCATCGCCGTGGCGGCCGCCAATTGGCGCTCGGCGACGCGAATGTCGGGACGTCGACGAATGGTTTCCGCCGGCGATGTCAGCAGTTGCCGTGCCGGCGCCGCTGGCAGAGGGGCCTCTGCATCCAACTCGGCGTTCAGTGTGCCTGGTGGGTGTCCGATCAGCACTTCCAACTGCCGTTGGATGGCAATTTGGTTGGCTTCCAGCGCCGGAATCTGCGCTTCGGTGGCTTCGGTCTGGGCGCGGGCACGCACCACGTCATGCCGAGTGCTAACGCCTTCATTGAACAATTTTTCGGTCAGCGCCAGCGTGTGTTTTTGCGATTCCAGATTCGAACGCGTGATGCGCAACTGATTTTGTAGACTGCGATAATCGATATAGTTGCGGGCCACTTCGGCGGTCAGTATCACCAGAGACTGGCGATACTCCTCTTTTGCGCCTTGCAGATCGGCCGTCGCCGCTTCCAGTCGTCGCAGTTGTCGTCCGAACAGATCGATTTCCCACAAGGCATCGAAGCCCACTTCAAACAGATTGTATTTGATGCCGGGCGCCAGGCCGGGAAGCGGGTTGCTTTGGCGCTGCGCGCCTGCCGTGGCATCCACGCTCGGAAACAGTTCGGCGCGGGTGCCGCGGCGTTCGGCCCGGG
Above is a window of Methylomonas koyamae DNA encoding:
- a CDS encoding efflux transporter outer membrane subunit — protein: MKHKLCWLLLLAGLAGCTMGPDYRKEIPAVPAHWQSGQSGQNLVEEPVDPEALKTWWKSFGDGQLDNLMDKALAGNLDVKIALARIDQARAERRGTRAELFPSVDATAGAQRQSNPLPGLAPGIKYNLFEVGFDALWEIDLFGRQLRRLEAATADLQGAKEEYRQSLVILTAEVARNYIDYRSLQNQLRITRSNLESQKHTLALTEKLFNEGVSTRHDVVRARAQTEATEAQIPALEANQIAIQRQLEVLIGHPPGTLNAELDAEAPLPAAPARQLLTSPAETIRRRPDIRVAERQLAAATAMQGAAIAELFPKISLSAFVGLRNTDIESLFKNAAFSYGTAANLMQPLLNFGRIQAGIDMAEARQKEAYLGYQKAVLDALQETETALTHYLKEEIRRQQLARAVDDLKESVRLSQLRYHEGVISFLDVLDAQRAQYVAEIELARSAAATSTNLIAVYKALGGGADATIAP
- a CDS encoding HlyD family secretion protein, encoding MPRSFRSTLILVGIVAAVAFAVWWQMRPAGLPVGIVAGNGRLEATEINIATKTAGRIVDIMAREGDFVQAGMVLARMDTQVLRAQQAEAQAKVNEAQNAYQTAKSIVVQRESEYAAAQAVVAQRRAEFDAAQKRLHRSQRLVGEGATPQQEVDDNHARVLGMQAAIGTAVAQVAAAKASIEAAKSQVIQAQSIIDAVKATVARLQADIDDSELKAPIDGRIQYRVAEPGEVLDAGGRVLNMVDLSDVYMTFFLPTEAAGKVAVGSEIHLVFDALPDYVIPAKASFVASVAQFTPKTVETESERMKLMFRVRARIDAELLKQHIERVKTGVPGVAYVKLDPAIEWPANLAIKLPK